The following nucleotide sequence is from Dehalogenimonas formicexedens.
GCAAGGACCAACCGGATTTTCCGGCGTGCACACTTTGCGGAAGAGCTTACACTCTTCGGGCGTTTTCACAGCACGGATTACTTCGCCGCAAAGGCAGCCTGCCGGTTCCCGCGGCGGTTTATCGAGTTTTATGTCGAATTCTTTCTCTGCATCATGGGCGGCGAATTCCGGTCTGATGACCAACCCGCTCGCGGGAATCACCCCGACGCCCCGCCAATTGGCCGCGGCTGGTTCGAAAACCCGGTCGAGCATCGACAGGGCGACCCTGTTGCCCTCGCCCTTTACGACACGGCTGTAGGCAGTTTCCACTTTAGGGTTTCCGTTTTCGATCTGATCGACGATAAGGTCCACGCAGTACAGGATGTCCAGGGGCTCGAATCCGGATACGGCACAGGCAATGCCGTAACGCTCCGGAATAAATTTCCATGCGTCGGCGCCGATAATGGCGGATACGTGGCCGGGCGCGATGATCCCCTGGATTTTGATCTCACCGGCGTCCAGCAGCACCTTGGTTACCGGAGGGGTGACCTTGTGGAGGGATAATACAAAGAAATTATCCAATTTCTCAGCGTGGGCCTGCAGGATAGCCGCGGCGACAGTCGGAGCCGTGGTCTCGAAACCGATGCCGACAAACACGACTTTTTTATTTGGATTTTTCCGGGCGATGTCCAGGGCGTCAAGGGTTGAATATACCGTGCGGATATCGGCGCCGGAGGCGCGAGCCCGATCCAGGCTGCCGTAACTCGCCGGAACCTTGATCAGGTCGCCAAAAGTGGTAATGACAACTCCGGGAATGGCTGCCAGAGCCATCACTTTGTCCAGGTCGGCGGTCGAGGTGACGCAAACCGGACAACCAGGCCCGGAGAGTAGTTTCAGGTGCTTCGGTAGAAGTTCTCGCAGCCCGTAGCGGAAAATGGCCACGGTATGGCCGCCGCAGAACTCCATGATATTAGCCGGTTTAGTGGATTTCCGGCGGATATCCTGTAGCAATTTTTGAGCCAGGGCTGAATCTCGGAATTCCGTGGAGAATTTCATGGCGTCTCCGGGATCATTTCCATTTCTTTGAAAAGCTTCAATGTCTCAAGCGCCTCGTGCTCGTCGAGCACCTGGATGGCAAAGCCGGTATGAAGAAGGACGTAGTCGCCGATCTTGGCGTCGGGCACCATCACCAGACTGGCGCGGACAGTCGTCCCGGCCATGTCGACTTCCGCGATGGTATCATCGATCTTAACAATTTTCGCCGGAACCGCAAGACACATCACAAACCTCCGTTTTGAATTTCCAAAATACTAGATACAAAATTCAAACAAACTCGCCCTATTTTACCAGCGTGGCCGCGGCTACCGCGACCTGTCCCAGGGAGATGCCGCCGTCGTTGGTCGGAACCTCCGAATTAGAATAGACTTTGAACCCTTCAGCGGAAAGCCGGGCAATCGCCCCTCTTAACAATCTCCGGTTCATGAAGCACCCGCCGGATAAGGCAACAGAATTCAGTCCTGTTTCATCCCTTATTATGTCACACGTCTTCAGTATTATGTCTATTAGAGCGTTATGGAACCTGGCGGCAATCTCGGCAACAGGCACGCCGGTATCGAGATCCGCGACCAATTTTTCAAACATCCGGCGCAGACGAACGGCTTTACGTTCGCCAACCACTTCGATGTCGAAGGGATAACTGGACCCGGTTTCAACGCCCTCCGCGGCCATCTCGAGTTCAACGGCGGCCTGGGCTTCATATCGAATCTCCCGGCACACGCCGAGAATTGCCGAGACGGCATCGAAGAGACGGCCGGCGCTTGAGGTTTCAGGAGAATTCAGCCCCCGATCCACCAGTTGTTTGATAAGTCCGAACTCCGACCCCTCGACATCCCTTAGACAGCGGGCGGCCATTGTCAACCCTTCGTTACCAAAAAGCCGGTACAGGTACCCAATGGCGATCCGGTACGGCTTTTTAATGGCCGATTCTCCACCCGCCAGCGGCAGGTACTCAAGCTGCGCGGCGCGCTCGAAATCCAAGTTGTCAGCAATAAGGAACTCGCCGCCCCAGATCTTGCCGTCCACCCCGTAACCGGTGCCATCGAAAGCGACGCCGATGACTTTTTCCTTAACGCCATTTTCAGCGAGACACGACGCAATATGGGCATGGTGGTGCTGAACTTTAACCAGGGGGACGCCAGAGCGGGCGGCCTCAGCCTCGGCCCATTTGGTCGCGAAATACTCCGGGTGCATGTCACAGGCCATAACCTGCGGCTGGATGCGGAACATCTTTTTGTAGAGATCGAGCGTGTTCTCGAAATGCTCGAAAGTCTCCTCGTTTTCCATGTCGCCGATGTGCTGCGACACGAAGGCGTTGTCGTCCCGGGTGAGGCAAAAGATATTTTTTTCCTGTGCCCCAACCCCAAGGATTTGCGGAACCGAATGAGTTAGACGGACCGGGTAAGGCGCGAAGCCGCGGGCTCGCCGCAGCATCCGCCGTGATCCGGCTTCGAACATGGTGACGCTGTCGTCATAACGGGAAAAGATCTCGCGGTTATGCAGGACAAAATAGTCGGCGATCGTCCCCAGCCGAGACAATGCTTCCTTGTTGCCCCGCGCGATGGGTTCCTCGGACAGGTTGCCTGAGGTCATCACCAGCGGCCGGTTCACTTCAGCCATCAGCAGGTGGTGGAGCGGGGTATAGGGCAGCATCACGCCCAGGTACTTCAAACCCGGCGCCACTGACGGCGCGATATCGGTGCAGCTGTTTATCTTGAGCAACACGATAGGAACCGCGGGCGAATTTAAAAGACCTTGTTCGTCGGTAGACGCCGCACAACGGCTTTCGACCTCAGCCATGTTTTCAACCATCACCGCAAACGGCTTGGCCGGTCGGTGTTTTCTTCGTCTCAACTCATCTACGGCCAGTTGATTGGTCGCGTCGCAGGCGAGTAAAAACCCGCCCAGGCCGCGTATGGCGACTATTTTGCCCTCTTTGAGGAACTCGCCAATATCGGCAATGATATCCTGACTTTCAAGCTGCCTTCCCGCCGAATCGACCAGCCGGAGCTGCGGGCCGCAGACAGGGCAGGCATTGGGTTGCGCGTGAAAGCGGCGGTCCAGGGGATTTTCGTACTCCAGGCCGCATTCGGGACACATGGGGAATACTTTCATGGTGGTCAGAGGCCGGTCATAGGGGATGTCTTCGATGATGGTAAACCGGGGCCCGCAGTTGGTGCAGTTGGTGAACGGGTATCTGAACCGCCGGTTGGTAGGGTCGAATATTTCGCTGCGGCATTCGGGGCAGGTCGCCAGGTCGGGGGATATCATCTGGTATTTACCGGCTTCCGCCAGGCTCTCCCTGATCTCAAAGCCGGTGTATCCGCGGGGCTCAAGCCTTGTTGACATAACGCTGGTGATATGGGATTGAGGCGGCGCCTTGGGCTCGAGGTCGCCCACAAAAGCAG
It contains:
- the hypD gene encoding hydrogenase formation protein HypD, whose product is MKFSTEFRDSALAQKLLQDIRRKSTKPANIMEFCGGHTVAIFRYGLRELLPKHLKLLSGPGCPVCVTSTADLDKVMALAAIPGVVITTFGDLIKVPASYGSLDRARASGADIRTVYSTLDALDIARKNPNKKVVFVGIGFETTAPTVAAAILQAHAEKLDNFFVLSLHKVTPPVTKVLLDAGEIKIQGIIAPGHVSAIIGADAWKFIPERYGIACAVSGFEPLDILYCVDLIVDQIENGNPKVETAYSRVVKGEGNRVALSMLDRVFEPAAANWRGVGVIPASGLVIRPEFAAHDAEKEFDIKLDKPPREPAGCLCGEVIRAVKTPEECKLFRKVCTPENPVGPCMVSSEGSCAAYYHFAEAI
- a CDS encoding HypC/HybG/HupF family hydrogenase formation chaperone, which produces MCLAVPAKIVKIDDTIAEVDMAGTTVRASLVMVPDAKIGDYVLLHTGFAIQVLDEHEALETLKLFKEMEMIPETP
- the hypF gene encoding carbamoyltransferase HypF, with the protein product MAEDLTVERLAISVKGVVQGVGFRPFVYQLAHSNGLAGWVTNTSGEVRIEVEGPPKNITAFVGDLEPKAPPQSHITSVMSTRLEPRGYTGFEIRESLAEAGKYQMISPDLATCPECRSEIFDPTNRRFRYPFTNCTNCGPRFTIIEDIPYDRPLTTMKVFPMCPECGLEYENPLDRRFHAQPNACPVCGPQLRLVDSAGRQLESQDIIADIGEFLKEGKIVAIRGLGGFLLACDATNQLAVDELRRRKHRPAKPFAVMVENMAEVESRCAASTDEQGLLNSPAVPIVLLKINSCTDIAPSVAPGLKYLGVMLPYTPLHHLLMAEVNRPLVMTSGNLSEEPIARGNKEALSRLGTIADYFVLHNREIFSRYDDSVTMFEAGSRRMLRRARGFAPYPVRLTHSVPQILGVGAQEKNIFCLTRDDNAFVSQHIGDMENEETFEHFENTLDLYKKMFRIQPQVMACDMHPEYFATKWAEAEAARSGVPLVKVQHHHAHIASCLAENGVKEKVIGVAFDGTGYGVDGKIWGGEFLIADNLDFERAAQLEYLPLAGGESAIKKPYRIAIGYLYRLFGNEGLTMAARCLRDVEGSEFGLIKQLVDRGLNSPETSSAGRLFDAVSAILGVCREIRYEAQAAVELEMAAEGVETGSSYPFDIEVVGERKAVRLRRMFEKLVADLDTGVPVAEIAARFHNALIDIILKTCDIIRDETGLNSVALSGGCFMNRRLLRGAIARLSAEGFKVYSNSEVPTNDGGISLGQVAVAAATLVK